The Tiliqua scincoides isolate rTilSci1 unplaced genomic scaffold, rTilSci1.hap2 HAP2_SCAFFOLD_69, whole genome shotgun sequence genome includes a window with the following:
- the LOC136636038 gene encoding keratin-associated protein 4-11-like: MCVQPSCGISCGSIAPLCVQPSCGIPCGPIAPQCCIPSPCLPQCTMPCGPIGPLCSVQSSCIPTCTIPCGPISPVCSVQPSCIPTCSIPSCLPSCTVPCGPLLPVSGGSSCNVIPLSRVPSCIPF, translated from the coding sequence atgtgcgtccagccttcctgcggcatctcgtgtggctccatcgctccgctgtgcgtccagccttcctgcggcaTCCCCTGTGGCCCCATAGCCCCACAGTGCTGCATCCCGTCTCCCTGCCTTCCGCAATGCACCATGCCCTGTGGGCCAATTGGTCCCTTGTGCAGTGTTCAGTCTTCCTGCATCCCCACCTGCACCATCCCCTGTGGACCCATCTCTCCGGTGTGCAGCGTCCAGCCCTCCTGcatccccacctgctccatcccgtcttgcctgccctcctgcaccgtcccctgcggacctctcctcccagtgagcggTGGCTCGTCTTGCAACGTCATCCCACTCAGCCGTGTCCCGTCCTGCATCCCCTTCTAA